A region of Polyangiaceae bacterium DNA encodes the following proteins:
- a CDS encoding S8 family serine peptidase, with protein MSRPQLLSIPERIDASPRFTGRGVTIALVDSGFYPHPDLMRPKRRIKAYADATRDEAVADEFFTPRASSWHGTMTACTAAGNGYVSGGRYRGLAPDAEVVLIKAMSIEGRIKGKDVAHAIRFPLRYPHLKIRVMNVSLSTSDPDLQAEVEAAVEEVVAAGITVFAAAGNAPGRAPRAPASSPHAITVGGLDDKGEREGEADASLWPSSYGTIREGLDKPDLVAPAIWVPAPMLPGTLVAREAMTLFQLLSVLEELSVEQGFSEQKQRATREEIASVNGLIQAVSARINRQKYISVDYQHVDGTSFAAPIAASVAAQMLEANPNLTPAQIREGLLATAAPMPQYPKIQQGAGLLRPRQAVMWAQQKKDDKTVAAVEEGALE; from the coding sequence ATGTCTCGTCCGCAGCTCCTGTCCATCCCCGAACGCATCGATGCATCACCGCGCTTCACCGGCCGCGGCGTGACGATCGCCCTCGTCGATAGCGGTTTCTACCCACATCCCGACCTCATGCGCCCCAAACGGCGCATCAAGGCATACGCGGACGCAACGCGCGACGAAGCGGTTGCCGACGAGTTCTTCACGCCTCGCGCGTCATCGTGGCACGGCACGATGACCGCCTGCACCGCCGCCGGAAATGGCTACGTTTCGGGGGGGCGATACCGCGGACTCGCGCCTGACGCCGAAGTCGTGCTCATCAAGGCGATGTCGATCGAAGGGCGCATCAAAGGCAAGGACGTCGCGCACGCGATCCGTTTTCCGCTGCGCTACCCGCACTTGAAAATCCGCGTGATGAACGTGTCGCTTTCGACAAGCGATCCTGATCTGCAAGCCGAAGTCGAAGCAGCCGTCGAAGAAGTCGTCGCCGCAGGGATCACCGTCTTTGCCGCTGCGGGCAATGCGCCTGGTCGCGCTCCTCGCGCACCGGCGTCATCGCCGCACGCCATCACCGTCGGAGGCCTCGACGACAAGGGCGAACGCGAAGGAGAAGCCGATGCCTCGCTTTGGCCATCGAGCTACGGGACGATCCGCGAAGGCTTGGACAAACCCGACCTCGTCGCACCGGCGATTTGGGTCCCAGCGCCGATGCTTCCCGGAACGCTCGTGGCGCGCGAAGCGATGACTCTTTTTCAACTTCTGTCGGTGCTCGAAGAATTGTCCGTCGAACAGGGTTTTTCCGAGCAAAAGCAGCGTGCGACACGCGAGGAAATCGCGTCCGTCAATGGGCTCATCCAGGCGGTGTCGGCACGTATCAATCGGCAAAAGTACATTTCGGTCGATTACCAACACGTGGACGGTACGTCGTTTGCCGCTCCCATTGCCGCCAGCGTCGCGGCTCAAATGCTGGAAGCAAACCCGAATCTGACGCCGGCTCAAATTCGCGAAGGGCTTCTCGCGACGGCCGCGCCGATGCCGCAATATCCCAAAATACAGCAAGGCGCAGGGCTTCTGAGACCTCGCCAAGCGGTGATGTGGGCGCAGCAAAAGAAGGACGACAAGACCGTCGCCGCCGTCGAAGAAGGCGCTCTCGAATAG
- a CDS encoding aminotransferase class I/II-fold pyridoxal phosphate-dependent enzyme, with protein MLTRVGRFVIPTEPMEFLIPARTARPGDDPIFALNAEAQARKKAGESVVNATVGALLDDDGKLAIISGVVDALREVPPEVGAAYAPIAGPPAFLQAVIADVLGQRPAAAWATAVATPGGSGALRHAITNFLEPQQMLLTSGFYWGPYKTLADEADRTLTTFRMFDDRGKLDVADLDRKLQGVLDAQGRALVFLNTPCHNPTGYSLDADDFRGVEDAVRRASKRGPVVVLIDFAYARYGRRDPSETVDAALRLANDAMVLFAWSSSKSFTQYGLRVGALVAVCPDAAERTRVQSALSFACRGTWSNCNAAGLSAITRCLVDPDLRLRIERERSALKALLDGRVARWNELASAAGLVYPRYDGGFFTTVFCDDATRVAARLRDEGIFVVPAQGALRVGLCSVPERDIERLVNGFRKAMNG; from the coding sequence ATGCTTACCCGCGTTGGCCGGTTCGTGATACCGACGGAGCCCATGGAGTTCTTGATTCCCGCCCGTACCGCTCGGCCCGGTGATGACCCCATCTTTGCGCTCAACGCGGAGGCCCAAGCTCGAAAGAAAGCGGGCGAGTCCGTCGTGAACGCCACGGTTGGCGCGCTGCTCGATGATGACGGCAAACTCGCGATCATCTCCGGCGTCGTCGATGCGCTTCGAGAGGTGCCGCCGGAAGTCGGTGCTGCCTACGCGCCGATTGCTGGACCGCCCGCTTTTCTGCAAGCGGTGATCGCCGATGTGCTCGGGCAGCGTCCTGCGGCTGCATGGGCCACCGCGGTTGCCACGCCAGGAGGCAGCGGCGCTTTGCGACATGCGATCACGAACTTCCTCGAGCCGCAACAAATGCTGCTGACGTCAGGGTTTTACTGGGGTCCGTACAAGACGCTCGCGGACGAAGCAGACCGCACGCTCACGACGTTTCGCATGTTCGACGATCGAGGCAAACTCGATGTCGCAGACCTCGATCGCAAGCTTCAAGGCGTGCTCGATGCCCAAGGCCGAGCGCTCGTTTTTCTCAACACGCCTTGTCACAATCCCACGGGGTATTCGCTGGATGCCGATGATTTTCGCGGCGTCGAAGATGCCGTGCGTCGTGCGTCGAAGCGTGGTCCGGTGGTCGTCTTGATCGACTTTGCCTACGCTCGATACGGCAGACGGGATCCGTCCGAAACCGTCGATGCAGCGCTTCGCCTCGCAAACGATGCGATGGTGCTCTTTGCGTGGTCGTCGTCGAAGTCGTTCACGCAATATGGATTGCGTGTCGGCGCGCTCGTGGCGGTTTGTCCCGACGCAGCGGAGCGAACACGCGTGCAAAGTGCCTTGTCCTTTGCGTGTCGAGGTACGTGGTCGAACTGCAACGCGGCCGGCCTTTCAGCCATCACACGTTGTCTCGTCGATCCGGATCTTCGCTTGCGCATCGAGCGTGAGCGCAGTGCGCTGAAGGCGCTCCTCGATGGTCGAGTGGCTCGATGGAACGAGCTTGCGAGCGCCGCGGGGCTCGTATACCCGCGGTACGATGGCGGGTTTTTCACGACCGTATTCTGCGACGATGCGACTCGCGTTGCGGCGCGGCTTCGGGACGAAGGCATTTTCGTCGTTCCGGCGCAGGGCGCGCTTCGAGTGGGCCTGTGTTCGGTGCCGGAGCGCGATATCGAACGGCTCGTCAATGGTTTCCGAAAAGCCATGAACGGCTGA
- a CDS encoding KR domain-containing protein: protein MATRPSSGGSTLERALHALEKMEAKLAAAERAKFAPIAIIGMGCRFPGGASNPASFWHALRAGVHAIIEVPAARWGVSRTAPQPAAHWAGLLEGIDQFDGQFFGLGRHEAADMDPQQRLLLEVAWETVENAGVVPSRMTGTKTGVFVGISSREYSDLVAGSTTEPRPYVITGNASSFAASRIAYHLGLRGPSMSVDTACSSSLVALHLACQSLRRGECDMALVGGVNLILSPETSNLLASLQILSPDGRCRTFDAHANGYVRAEGAGFILIERLSDAHRHDDQIHAIIRGSAANQNGRAMSLTAPNGQAQADVIRAALQDARVAADQIGYVEVHSNGSPLGDSVELEALRQVLGQPRKDGSHCVLGSVKSCIGHAEAASGMASLIKAVLVLSHDTIPRNLNFESLTPHANISDTSLVIPVEEMAWKRTNVPRFVGVSATGLSGTNAHVVLEEPPITHRAQDKIERPFHLFVLSGKTSNALRDQAKQSLRHLAAHAELPLGDQCHTLGAGRMHFDHRFAAVVATSADATGQLSDYLDGVASAYLTGHVENISARRRIAFVFTGRGAQVRAILGAVRAVPPALRDALRHADDAVHALVGRRVAHLLEAENSDASPQASIDEDIALFLLQYALVELWRSWGFEPAVVAGDGIGECVAAWAAGALDLSSALGLAVALARFEQSQGREHEQLSRELSRIVVKAPRHTFLPSLGDASSSASLGTKTYWTQRFATTTDWERIISRISSLGCDACLEIGPSPTKMGRSTEGRNALHVFPSLRPRVPVYRALLESLAGLYVRGFSIRWEGLDGPHPYRRIAMPTYPFQRQRHWFGKANASTTERVVAHEHPLLGRALEARADKPDVRTWENILDDTSRRAIGEQCISTVSLLASGGIVEMAGMAARESLGNTPWEMNLSLGDPPAFDDAASATVQIIATPQADSKVSIGIFFRPRSGAPWKRVANGTAEPVVAPTDDEDIAPPSMRPGRRQSVPSAWWENRLELFGLDAEAFRIEQLWRRDGETLAHVSLANPRAASAFARAAIAISSISQPAAYGRWWMIEAVEGFAMKSAAPVGRLWLRLNWLANDGYRARMSAEFVDEEGTLTASVRRIDLRAQDPASALHAAGKDSLEDAMFDFVWKEKPPSTTQQAARRRWLILADAGGIGAALTLHLQSANQTVVTFPAADIEKHVDKLDLVLGVSGPFHGVVYLGALDGVTNDQTPVSTLDDILTREATTTLSIIDRLAAQVYVPRLWFVTRGAQCIGETAPAIARAALWGSWRVLSLERPDMRGGLIDLDPADDDAEAARLAQALVTFGIDDHMAFRAGKTHVARLARIPIPHQQPLALRPDRTYVITGAKSPFGSEVARWLADRGARKLLLVEMDSPEDGASDVQGASDALANLTRTLDAQGVAVFVSRVNFADVGAIERIVSEANPPIGGFIDAAGTMDQNIHHLATADATAIFQKAMRAKSLPMWAFHLATLRHTVDFFVTFSSITSALGWDGVGADAFASAFADAVIRMRHRIGLPGTAVHIAFPNEVRPGRTDLENQLLAAGFQAMPAALSLEAMERLVVYRHSVATAAWVDWDLFDLARGNSTGRSLVEGLVGGRNVRTGPAAMQRRIVGAPPEQARHFVENVIRGEIARVLGTDPDDIIAHDRELASLGMDSIMSVQVLTGITGALGVNIPTNALLENPTIESLSRRVVATLRRDRRIADEDAVMGPVSRRGLLVEFNREGAKPPLFFAPPIMGSALIFQSLVQHISKDQPFFSFNAPGVDTDVPPCDRIPVLAARFVDEMRKAQSKGPYLLGGYSFGALVAFEMAHVLSRAGEVVGALILGDIPPLGQRHDGTSPLAIMARLFDLPIEEMGFDSLAPAEQASQMAQAMGELLMLPSSVGESAAQLGVYRAHLSAIQVYVPEPYSGPVTLIRTRMTAQAVASSGLATDDPTLGWQALCTRPVRVCDVAGNHFNAIVAPAVSEFARVLQDALGG from the coding sequence ATGGCGACACGCCCGTCCTCCGGAGGCTCGACGCTCGAGCGTGCTTTGCATGCACTCGAAAAAATGGAGGCAAAGCTCGCGGCTGCCGAGCGGGCGAAGTTTGCGCCGATTGCCATCATCGGCATGGGTTGTCGGTTTCCCGGTGGAGCATCGAACCCGGCGAGCTTTTGGCACGCGCTTCGAGCGGGTGTTCACGCGATCATCGAAGTTCCGGCGGCGCGTTGGGGGGTTTCGAGAACCGCGCCGCAGCCAGCAGCACATTGGGCCGGGCTCTTGGAAGGCATCGATCAATTCGATGGCCAATTCTTCGGACTCGGCCGCCACGAAGCTGCCGACATGGATCCCCAGCAGCGCCTTCTCTTGGAAGTTGCATGGGAAACGGTGGAAAATGCAGGTGTCGTACCGAGTCGCATGACCGGTACCAAGACCGGCGTCTTCGTCGGCATTTCATCACGCGAATACAGTGATTTGGTCGCCGGGTCGACGACCGAGCCGCGGCCCTACGTGATCACGGGAAATGCGTCGTCTTTTGCCGCGAGCCGAATCGCTTATCACTTGGGCTTGCGTGGCCCCTCCATGAGCGTCGATACCGCGTGCTCATCATCCCTCGTCGCATTGCATCTGGCTTGTCAAAGCTTGCGTCGAGGCGAATGCGACATGGCGCTCGTCGGGGGGGTCAACCTCATTTTATCCCCGGAAACGTCGAATCTGCTCGCATCCCTACAAATCTTGTCCCCGGATGGGCGTTGTCGAACGTTCGATGCGCACGCCAACGGATACGTTCGGGCCGAGGGGGCGGGTTTCATTTTGATCGAGCGGCTTTCGGATGCCCATCGGCACGATGATCAAATTCATGCGATCATCCGAGGCTCGGCGGCAAATCAAAATGGCAGGGCAATGAGTCTCACCGCGCCGAATGGTCAGGCGCAGGCCGACGTCATTCGTGCGGCATTGCAAGATGCGCGCGTGGCCGCCGATCAAATTGGGTATGTCGAGGTGCATAGCAACGGCTCGCCTCTTGGCGATTCCGTCGAGCTCGAAGCTTTGCGACAAGTCCTCGGGCAACCACGAAAGGACGGCAGCCATTGCGTGCTCGGTTCCGTCAAGTCGTGCATTGGCCATGCCGAAGCAGCATCGGGCATGGCATCACTCATCAAAGCCGTGCTGGTTTTGAGCCACGACACCATTCCGCGCAACTTGAATTTCGAATCGCTCACGCCTCACGCAAACATCAGCGACACGTCGCTCGTGATTCCGGTTGAAGAAATGGCGTGGAAACGCACGAACGTGCCGCGATTCGTCGGCGTGAGCGCGACGGGGCTGAGCGGGACGAATGCGCACGTCGTGCTCGAAGAACCCCCCATCACGCATCGCGCGCAAGACAAAATCGAAAGACCTTTTCATCTATTCGTATTGTCTGGGAAAACGAGCAATGCGCTTCGTGATCAAGCAAAGCAGTCATTGCGGCATCTTGCTGCACATGCCGAGCTTCCGCTGGGGGACCAATGTCATACGCTCGGCGCGGGGCGCATGCACTTCGATCATCGCTTTGCAGCGGTCGTGGCCACGTCCGCCGACGCGACCGGACAACTCAGCGATTATCTCGATGGAGTGGCCAGCGCGTATCTGACGGGGCATGTCGAAAACATTTCTGCACGTCGGCGTATCGCATTCGTGTTCACGGGACGAGGTGCCCAAGTGCGGGCCATTCTGGGGGCCGTTCGAGCCGTTCCGCCGGCGCTTCGGGATGCATTACGACACGCAGACGATGCCGTGCACGCGCTCGTCGGTCGGCGCGTTGCACACCTCCTCGAAGCCGAAAACTCCGATGCGTCGCCGCAAGCTTCCATCGATGAAGATATCGCGTTGTTTCTTCTCCAATATGCACTCGTCGAGCTATGGCGCTCGTGGGGATTCGAGCCTGCCGTGGTTGCTGGCGATGGTATCGGGGAATGCGTCGCCGCGTGGGCTGCCGGCGCGCTGGATCTTTCGTCTGCTCTTGGTCTCGCCGTGGCGCTCGCTCGATTCGAGCAAAGTCAAGGTCGAGAGCACGAGCAACTTTCGAGGGAGTTGTCGCGTATTGTGGTCAAGGCGCCGAGGCACACGTTTCTACCCAGCCTTGGTGATGCTTCTTCGAGTGCATCCCTGGGCACCAAGACGTATTGGACGCAGCGATTCGCCACCACCACCGACTGGGAACGCATCATTTCGCGGATTTCATCGCTTGGTTGTGACGCTTGTCTCGAGATTGGTCCCAGTCCGACGAAAATGGGGCGATCGACCGAAGGTCGCAATGCATTGCATGTCTTTCCTTCGTTGCGGCCGCGCGTGCCCGTTTACCGAGCGCTGCTCGAGAGCCTTGCAGGGCTTTACGTTCGCGGATTTTCCATTCGGTGGGAAGGATTGGACGGGCCGCATCCATATCGTCGAATCGCCATGCCGACGTACCCATTCCAGCGGCAACGTCATTGGTTTGGCAAGGCCAATGCATCGACGACGGAGCGGGTGGTCGCCCATGAACACCCGCTGCTTGGTCGCGCGCTGGAAGCACGAGCTGACAAGCCCGACGTTCGCACGTGGGAAAACATCTTGGACGATACCAGTCGTCGAGCCATCGGCGAACAATGCATTTCCACGGTCTCTTTGCTCGCATCGGGCGGCATCGTGGAAATGGCCGGAATGGCTGCGCGTGAGAGTTTGGGCAATACGCCTTGGGAAATGAACCTTTCGCTCGGTGACCCGCCCGCCTTCGATGACGCTGCCTCCGCGACGGTGCAGATCATTGCGACTCCCCAAGCCGATTCGAAAGTATCCATTGGCATTTTTTTCCGGCCGCGCTCGGGCGCCCCATGGAAACGTGTAGCCAATGGCACCGCCGAACCCGTCGTGGCGCCGACGGATGATGAAGATATCGCCCCGCCAAGCATGCGGCCTGGACGACGACAAAGCGTGCCGTCCGCCTGGTGGGAAAATCGACTCGAGTTGTTTGGCCTGGATGCGGAAGCGTTTCGTATCGAGCAGTTATGGCGTCGGGATGGCGAAACGTTGGCGCATGTTTCGCTGGCCAATCCACGAGCCGCCAGCGCTTTTGCTCGAGCCGCCATCGCCATTTCGTCGATTTCTCAGCCCGCGGCATACGGCCGCTGGTGGATGATCGAGGCGGTCGAGGGATTTGCGATGAAGTCGGCGGCGCCCGTCGGCAGGTTGTGGCTGCGCCTGAATTGGCTCGCGAATGACGGTTATCGAGCTCGCATGTCCGCCGAATTCGTCGACGAAGAAGGCACGTTGACGGCATCCGTCAGGAGAATCGACCTGCGCGCACAAGATCCCGCATCCGCGCTTCATGCGGCGGGAAAAGATTCGCTCGAAGACGCGATGTTCGATTTTGTTTGGAAAGAAAAACCGCCGTCGACCACGCAACAGGCGGCTCGGCGCAGATGGCTCATTCTCGCAGATGCGGGCGGTATTGGTGCGGCGCTGACCTTGCATTTACAATCCGCGAATCAAACCGTGGTCACGTTTCCCGCAGCGGACATCGAAAAGCATGTCGACAAATTGGATCTGGTCCTCGGCGTCTCCGGTCCGTTCCATGGCGTCGTATACCTCGGTGCGCTCGATGGCGTGACGAACGATCAAACGCCTGTCTCCACGCTCGACGACATTCTCACGCGCGAAGCTACGACGACGCTGAGCATCATCGATCGCCTTGCTGCGCAAGTGTACGTTCCGCGGCTCTGGTTCGTGACCCGCGGCGCGCAATGCATTGGAGAAACGGCGCCCGCGATCGCTCGAGCAGCACTGTGGGGCTCATGGCGCGTGCTGTCGTTGGAACGCCCCGATATGCGCGGTGGTCTCATTGACCTCGATCCGGCCGATGACGATGCCGAGGCGGCTCGCTTGGCCCAGGCGCTCGTTACATTCGGCATCGATGACCACATGGCATTCCGAGCTGGGAAAACCCATGTAGCTCGCCTGGCCCGCATTCCCATTCCCCATCAGCAACCACTTGCGCTTCGTCCTGACCGAACGTACGTCATCACGGGTGCAAAAAGCCCGTTTGGCAGCGAAGTTGCGCGTTGGCTGGCGGATCGAGGCGCACGAAAGTTGCTGCTCGTGGAAATGGATTCGCCGGAGGATGGTGCATCCGATGTGCAAGGAGCGTCTGATGCATTGGCGAACCTCACGCGGACGCTCGATGCGCAAGGTGTTGCCGTCTTCGTTTCTCGCGTGAATTTCGCGGACGTGGGTGCCATCGAGAGAATCGTATCCGAGGCGAATCCGCCCATTGGTGGATTCATTGATGCCGCAGGGACCATGGATCAGAACATCCATCACCTTGCGACCGCGGATGCGACGGCCATATTTCAAAAAGCAATGCGCGCAAAATCATTGCCGATGTGGGCATTTCACTTGGCGACGCTGCGGCACACTGTTGATTTCTTCGTTACATTTTCATCCATTACGTCTGCATTGGGGTGGGATGGCGTGGGTGCGGATGCATTTGCGTCTGCATTTGCCGACGCCGTCATTCGCATGCGACATCGTATCGGGCTTCCGGGAACCGCTGTTCACATTGCATTCCCCAATGAAGTTCGGCCTGGCCGCACGGACCTGGAAAATCAGTTGCTCGCAGCGGGATTTCAGGCAATGCCGGCGGCGCTGTCGCTGGAGGCCATGGAGCGGCTGGTCGTGTATCGGCATTCTGTGGCGACGGCTGCGTGGGTGGATTGGGATTTGTTCGACTTGGCGCGAGGTAACAGCACGGGCCGATCGCTCGTCGAGGGGCTCGTGGGCGGCCGCAATGTGCGCACGGGTCCAGCCGCCATGCAACGTCGCATCGTGGGCGCGCCGCCCGAGCAGGCGCGCCATTTCGTGGAAAACGTCATTCGCGGCGAAATTGCACGCGTTTTGGGCACGGATCCGGACGACATCATTGCGCACGACCGGGAGCTTGCCTCGCTCGGCATGGATTCCATCATGAGCGTTCAGGTGCTCACGGGCATTACGGGTGCGCTCGGGGTGAACATTCCCACGAATGCGTTGCTCGAAAACCCCACCATCGAATCGCTTTCGCGCCGCGTCGTGGCTACTCTGCGTCGCGATCGGCGAATTGCCGACGAGGATGCGGTGATGGGTCCTGTGAGTCGCCGAGGGTTGCTCGTTGAATTCAATCGGGAGGGCGCCAAGCCGCCGCTCTTTTTTGCGCCTCCAATCATGGGTTCGGCCCTCATTTTTCAATCGCTGGTGCAGCACATTTCAAAAGATCAACCCTTCTTCTCGTTCAATGCGCCTGGTGTCGATACCGATGTCCCTCCGTGCGATCGCATTCCTGTTCTCGCTGCGCGGTTCGTGGACGAGATGCGCAAAGCGCAATCCAAGGGTCCGTATTTGCTCGGTGGATACTCGTTCGGCGCGCTCGTCGCATTTGAAATGGCACACGTTCTCAGTCGAGCGGGCGAGGTGGTTGGGGCGCTCATTTTGGGGGACATTCCCCCGCTCGGGCAGCGCCACGACGGCACGTCGCCTCTCGCGATCATGGCGCGTCTTTTCGATCTACCGATTGAAGAAATGGGCTTCGATTCGCTCGCTCCCGCGGAGCAAGCATCACAAATGGCGCAAGCCATGGGCGAGCTGCTCATGTTGCCGTCATCGGTTGGTGAATCCGCTGCGCAATTGGGAGTTTATCGGGCCCATTTGAGCGCGATACAGGTCTACGTTCCAGAGCCATATTCAGGGCCCGTTACGCTCATTCGCACTCGCATGACTGCGCAAGCCGTAGCCAGCAGCGGCTTGGCAACCGACGATCCAACGCTGGGTTGGCAAGCTCTGTGTACTCGACCGGTGCGCGTTTGCGACGTCGCGGGTAATCACTTCAACGCCATCGTGGCGCCCGCAGTCTCCGAATTTGCTCGCGTTTTACAAGACGCACTTGGAGGCTGA